Proteins encoded together in one Lathyrus oleraceus cultivar Zhongwan6 chromosome 5, CAAS_Psat_ZW6_1.0, whole genome shotgun sequence window:
- the LOC127087010 gene encoding proteasome subunit beta type-4 isoform X2: MDSKSESQRTLYPYVTGSSVVAIKFKDGILMAADMGGSYGSTLRYKSVERLKPIGKHSLLGASGEISDFQEIMRYLDELILNDNMWDDGNSLGPKEVHNYLTRVMYNRRNKFNPLWNSLVLGGIKKGQKYLGTVNMIGINYEDNHVATGLGNHLARPILRDEWNENLSFEEGVRLLEKCMRVLLYRDRSAVNKIQVSVCD, translated from the exons ATGGATTCCAAATCTGAAAGCCAGAGAACTCT GTATCCGTATGTAACTGGATCATCCGTCGTTGCTATCAAATTCAAAGATGGGATTCTTATGGCTGCTGATATGGGAG GTTCGTATGGATCTACGCTGCGTTACAAGAGTGTTGAGCGTTTGAAGCCTATTGGAAAGCACTCCCTTCTTGGTGCTAGTGGGGAAATAAGTGACTTTCAGGAGATTATGCGCTATCTTGATGAGCTTAT CCTTAATGACAACATGTGGGATGACGGGAATTCTTTAGGGCCTAAGGAGGTGCACAACTATTTAACTAGGGTGATGTATAATAGGCGTAACAAGTTCAATCCATTGTGGAACTCACTTGTTCTTGGTGGTATTAAAAAGGGGCAGAAGTACCTTGGCACG GTTAACATGATTGGCATTAATTATGAGGACAACCATGTGGCAACTGGGCTTGGAAATCATCTTGCTAGGCCAATTCTCCGTGATGAGTGGAACGAAAACTTGTCATTCGAAGAAGGTGTCAGGTTACTTGAAAAATGCATGCGAGTGCTTTTATACCGTGATAGGTCTGCTGTCAACAAGATTCAG GTTTCTGTATGTGATTGA
- the LOC127087010 gene encoding proteasome subunit beta type-4 isoform X1, producing MDSKSESQRTLYPYVTGSSVVAIKFKDGILMAADMGGSYGSTLRYKSVERLKPIGKHSLLGASGEISDFQEIMRYLDELILNDNMWDDGNSLGPKEVHNYLTRVMYNRRNKFNPLWNSLVLGGIKKGQKYLGTVNMIGINYEDNHVATGLGNHLARPILRDEWNENLSFEEGVRLLEKCMRVLLYRDRSAVNKIQVNFAGCSAFAGWCYGSVAFSVWHFGSAFCVRIAYFHLPALPFVSAALQLRCCGSELVLQALFSLEACACCSGCNLCPCHYVAFVCHDACYLRSIRY from the exons ATGGATTCCAAATCTGAAAGCCAGAGAACTCT GTATCCGTATGTAACTGGATCATCCGTCGTTGCTATCAAATTCAAAGATGGGATTCTTATGGCTGCTGATATGGGAG GTTCGTATGGATCTACGCTGCGTTACAAGAGTGTTGAGCGTTTGAAGCCTATTGGAAAGCACTCCCTTCTTGGTGCTAGTGGGGAAATAAGTGACTTTCAGGAGATTATGCGCTATCTTGATGAGCTTAT CCTTAATGACAACATGTGGGATGACGGGAATTCTTTAGGGCCTAAGGAGGTGCACAACTATTTAACTAGGGTGATGTATAATAGGCGTAACAAGTTCAATCCATTGTGGAACTCACTTGTTCTTGGTGGTATTAAAAAGGGGCAGAAGTACCTTGGCACG GTTAACATGATTGGCATTAATTATGAGGACAACCATGTGGCAACTGGGCTTGGAAATCATCTTGCTAGGCCAATTCTCCGTGATGAGTGGAACGAAAACTTGTCATTCGAAGAAGGTGTCAGGTTACTTGAAAAATGCATGCGAGTGCTTTTATACCGTGATAGGTCTGCTGTCAACAAGATTCAG GTGAATTTTGCTGGTTGTAGTGCGTTTGCCGGATGGTGTTACGGTTCGGTTGCGTTTTCCGTATGGCATTTTGGTTCAGCTTTCTGCGTTCGAATTGCGTACTTCCATTTACCGGCATTGCCGTTTGTTTCGGCAGCATTGCAGCTTCGATGTTGCGGTTCCGAGCTTGTATTGCAGGCTCTGTTTT CTTTGGAGGCCTGTGCATGTTGCAGTGGCTGCAACTTATGCCCATGCCATTATGTCGCGTTTGTATGTCATGATGCTTGCTACTTGCGGAGTATTCGGTACTAA